The genomic stretch TCGAGCGGTCAGGCTCCGCCCGAGCCGCCCCGATAGAAGCGCACGTCGACCTTCTCTACGGTCGCCAGGCCCTCGGTGGCGGCCTCGTCTATGACCGGGAGGAAGGACTCGATCTTCTCGATCGTGTCGACAATCTCCACCACGATCGGAAGGTCCGAGGACAAGCGCAGGATCTTCGCCGTGTGCAGGCGGCTGCGAGCGCCGAGCCCGGCAGCGAATCGAGTCCAACTCGAAGCCGGTCGCTCGCTTCAGCGCCGTCCTGGGACCGGCAGCTCCAGGG from bacterium encodes the following:
- a CDS encoding DUF190 domain-containing protein — its product is MHTAKILRLSSDLPIVVEIVDTIEKIESFLPVIDEAATEGLATVEKVDVRFYRGGSGGA